A genome region from Alkalimarinus coralli includes the following:
- a CDS encoding CbtB domain-containing protein, giving the protein MTTQVSNTHATTTSVAASKRSQILAAAILGLTIVFAVGLLPMDAAHNAAHDTRHSAAFPCH; this is encoded by the coding sequence ATGACAACTCAAGTTTCAAACACTCATGCAACAACCACTTCTGTAGCAGCCTCTAAACGCTCACAAATTTTAGCTGCCGCTATTCTCGGATTAACAATCGTATTCGCTGTTGGTTTACTGCCAATGGATGCTGCTCACAATGCAGCTCACGATACGCGTCATAGTGCTGCTTTCCCTTGCCACTAA
- the cobO gene encoding cob(I)yrinic acid a,c-diamide adenosyltransferase: MSNNDKHSPEIEAAEQAKHQARKAKKKAVVDERIAKATEERGVLILMKGNGKGKSSSAFGTMARALGHEQQAGVIQFIKGRRHTGEYLFFKDHPRVDFHVMGHGFTWETQDKSKDIEAAQAAWKQAEVMLNDPNYNILVFDEMSYMFKYEYLDIEPVIKALKNRPAHQNVIITGRTMHRALQDIADTISVVQDEKHAFRQGVKAQIGIEW, translated from the coding sequence GTGAGTAATAACGACAAACATAGCCCAGAAATTGAAGCGGCTGAACAAGCCAAACACCAAGCCCGCAAAGCAAAAAAGAAAGCCGTTGTGGACGAGCGTATCGCCAAGGCAACGGAAGAGCGAGGCGTGCTGATTCTGATGAAGGGGAACGGCAAAGGCAAAAGCAGCTCAGCGTTTGGCACCATGGCAAGAGCGTTGGGGCATGAGCAGCAAGCTGGCGTCATCCAATTTATAAAAGGCCGTCGCCACACAGGCGAATACCTGTTTTTCAAAGACCATCCCCGAGTCGACTTCCATGTAATGGGCCACGGTTTCACTTGGGAAACCCAAGATAAATCAAAGGATATTGAAGCCGCCCAGGCAGCATGGAAACAGGCAGAAGTAATGCTGAATGACCCAAACTATAATATTCTGGTATTTGATGAGATGAGCTATATGTTCAAGTATGAATACCTGGATATTGAACCGGTCATTAAGGCCTTAAAGAATCGCCCGGCACATCAAAACGTGATTATCACCGGTCGTACCATGCATCGAGCACTGCAAGACATCGCGGATACGATTAGTGTTGTACAGGACGAAAAACATGCTTTCCGCCAAGGTGTTAAAGCCCAAATAGGCATTGAGTGGTAA
- a CDS encoding AAA family ATPase, with amino-acid sequence MKSYHYPFCAVVGQSALKQALLLSAIDSKLGGVLISGPRGMGKTTLARGLGELLSEHSLTKSTKPFVTLPLGATEEKLVGSLDIERVLANGEVAFSPGLLSRAHNGILYVDEVNLLPDHLVDLLLDVAASGINHVERDGITKEHESKFVLIGTMNPDEGELRPQLQDRFGLFVDINERLNPKQRVEAVKKRLEFDDNPVSFLERHAEQQQTIHNELVCAQALLPEVVIGEAEQLDIAERCEASGVEGLRADITLQRAAKAQAAWHGEVKVSTQHIDEVEEFVLAHRRTTTPPNEPQPPKHKNHSPDDAATPPSQGSRPYADRGSRFKQPRSQAGSNGASEEPSNKKQNNEGQWGAIQPSAMATSGKRVINKPKTRDQKRVKSNITHGQKGFGNAKVSAYALGLRSQTKKAQRVAWVPTLTDGQNIQRLRDSNIRGSEKGTPARLSTLHYLKPQQKPGQLNLVLIDSSASTGSQQSLGKAKGAVSELSHQSYLERQELAIIAFGNNKVSTLLHPQRAPKDIDPILNQITLGGGTPLRKALAQAKELLHKAQSRAPSKNLHLYVLTDGRSNDDISAFSSISASTGAVITVIDTEQHAIRLERCRAIAALLNANYQHIDDLPDRLETEPPLINGAFL; translated from the coding sequence ATGAAGTCATATCACTATCCATTTTGCGCCGTCGTAGGCCAGAGCGCTCTCAAGCAGGCGCTGCTTTTATCTGCGATAGACTCAAAGCTCGGTGGCGTGCTGATTAGTGGCCCGAGAGGAATGGGCAAGACCACACTGGCAAGAGGACTTGGCGAACTTTTAAGTGAGCACTCACTTACCAAATCAACCAAGCCATTTGTGACACTGCCTTTAGGCGCAACGGAAGAAAAACTCGTCGGCTCACTCGATATTGAACGCGTACTGGCGAATGGCGAAGTTGCCTTTTCACCTGGCCTTCTCTCCAGAGCCCATAACGGCATTCTCTACGTTGATGAGGTCAACCTACTACCCGATCATTTAGTCGATTTGTTGTTAGATGTTGCTGCCAGCGGCATCAACCATGTTGAGCGGGATGGCATTACCAAAGAGCATGAAAGTAAATTTGTATTGATCGGCACAATGAACCCCGACGAAGGTGAATTACGTCCTCAATTACAAGATAGGTTTGGGTTATTTGTTGATATAAATGAAAGACTTAACCCAAAACAGCGAGTTGAAGCAGTAAAGAAGCGCTTAGAATTTGATGACAACCCAGTCTCCTTTCTAGAGCGCCACGCCGAACAACAGCAAACGATTCACAATGAATTGGTATGCGCTCAGGCGTTGTTACCGGAGGTTGTTATCGGAGAGGCAGAACAGCTCGACATCGCTGAACGCTGCGAGGCATCAGGCGTCGAGGGACTGAGAGCAGATATTACCTTACAGCGAGCTGCCAAAGCCCAAGCGGCATGGCACGGAGAGGTGAAAGTCAGCACTCAGCATATCGATGAAGTTGAAGAGTTTGTGCTTGCCCATCGCCGTACGACAACACCGCCAAATGAACCTCAGCCTCCAAAACATAAAAACCACTCTCCCGATGATGCAGCAACACCTCCATCACAGGGAAGCCGTCCATATGCCGACCGTGGCTCTCGATTTAAACAACCTCGCTCCCAGGCTGGTTCCAACGGAGCCTCAGAAGAGCCGAGTAATAAAAAGCAGAATAACGAAGGACAGTGGGGTGCAATACAACCCAGTGCGATGGCAACTTCAGGCAAACGGGTTATCAATAAACCCAAGACCAGAGACCAGAAGAGGGTTAAATCCAACATTACACATGGCCAAAAAGGGTTCGGCAACGCAAAAGTAAGTGCCTATGCGTTAGGCCTGAGAAGCCAGACAAAAAAAGCACAACGAGTCGCTTGGGTGCCAACGCTGACTGATGGGCAAAATATTCAACGGCTTCGGGATTCCAATATTCGAGGTTCTGAGAAAGGCACACCTGCGAGACTCTCGACCTTACATTATCTAAAACCCCAGCAAAAACCGGGGCAGCTTAACCTGGTGCTTATCGACAGTTCAGCATCAACCGGCAGCCAGCAGTCACTGGGTAAAGCAAAAGGCGCTGTCTCGGAGTTGTCTCATCAGAGCTACCTCGAGCGTCAAGAACTGGCGATTATCGCGTTCGGCAACAACAAAGTGAGCACACTGCTTCACCCTCAGCGCGCACCTAAGGATATTGACCCCATACTCAATCAGATCACACTCGGCGGCGGCACTCCCCTTCGTAAAGCATTGGCGCAAGCTAAAGAACTACTTCACAAAGCACAGTCTCGCGCACCCAGTAAAAACCTTCACCTGTACGTGTTGACTGACGGGCGATCAAACGATGATATTTCAGCTTTTTCATCCATCAGCGCGTCTACGGGTGCAGTCATTACAGTGATTGACACCGAACAACACGCTATTCGGTTAGAGCGATGCCGCGCAATTGCAGCCCTGTTAAATGCCAACTATCAACATATTGATGACTTGCCAGACCGCCTTGAAACAGAGCCACCGCTTATAAATGGAGCTTTTCTGTGA
- a CDS encoding cobyrinate a,c-diamide synthase: MLRPEQNDTFDQQIDEPTKQGGAVLCPALFISAIASGQGKTTITAGLARYHRNQGRKVRVFKTGPDYLDPLILEQAAGSPAEQLDLWMVGKKRCRHYLYEAAKDADLILIEGVMGLYDGDPSGADLAEYFGIPVAAIISAPTMAQTVGAIALGLTQYRPSLPFAGIIANTLGSDRHAELVRESMPDSIPVLGCLKKQDQLTLPQRHLGLVRPHELEDYDEKLDQIADILATAGLDTLPEPVAFHDEIEETLKVNTTQHVKSLAGVKIAIARDEAFSFIYPANLRLLERLGAELHFFSPCADEQLPEVDSLWLPGGYPELHLEKISQNLSMRESIKAFYLQGHKILAECGGMLYAQQSIVTLDNQDWPMAGLIPGIGVMRTKGGCQGMQSAALPEGELRGHAHHRSKSEETLPAITFGKRIKHPAPGEPVVRSKGLTASYLHFYFPSNQAATIRLFHPDEVLAS, encoded by the coding sequence ATGTTGAGGCCAGAGCAGAATGACACCTTTGACCAACAGATAGATGAGCCAACTAAACAGGGAGGCGCAGTACTCTGCCCCGCCCTGTTTATCAGTGCTATCGCATCTGGCCAGGGCAAGACAACGATCACTGCCGGGCTTGCTCGTTATCACCGTAATCAGGGCCGTAAAGTGCGGGTCTTTAAAACAGGGCCAGACTACTTAGACCCGCTCATACTTGAGCAAGCGGCTGGCAGCCCGGCAGAGCAGCTTGATTTATGGATGGTTGGCAAAAAGCGTTGCCGTCATTATCTATATGAAGCCGCAAAAGATGCCGACCTTATTCTGATTGAAGGGGTCATGGGGCTATATGATGGCGACCCAAGCGGTGCTGATCTGGCAGAGTATTTTGGTATACCTGTCGCGGCCATTATCAGCGCCCCCACCATGGCACAGACTGTGGGCGCTATTGCGCTTGGTTTAACCCAGTACCGCCCCTCCCTGCCATTTGCTGGCATTATCGCCAACACACTGGGCAGTGATCGTCATGCCGAACTGGTAAGAGAAAGCATGCCTGACAGCATACCGGTCTTGGGCTGCCTAAAAAAACAAGACCAACTCACCTTGCCTCAGCGACATTTAGGTCTGGTTCGCCCCCACGAGCTGGAAGATTATGATGAAAAGCTCGATCAAATAGCCGATATATTAGCAACAGCCGGGTTAGATACGTTACCTGAGCCTGTAGCTTTCCATGACGAAATAGAAGAAACCTTAAAGGTCAACACGACTCAGCATGTTAAGTCGTTAGCCGGTGTAAAAATTGCGATTGCAAGGGATGAAGCCTTTAGTTTTATCTACCCTGCCAACCTCAGACTATTAGAACGCTTGGGTGCCGAGCTGCATTTTTTCTCACCCTGCGCAGATGAACAACTTCCAGAGGTAGACAGCCTATGGCTCCCTGGCGGTTATCCTGAGCTGCACCTAGAAAAAATTAGCCAAAACCTCTCAATGCGGGAGTCTATCAAGGCGTTTTACCTGCAGGGTCATAAGATTCTCGCTGAATGCGGCGGTATGCTCTATGCTCAGCAATCTATCGTCACCCTTGATAATCAGGATTGGCCGATGGCAGGGCTAATTCCCGGCATTGGGGTGATGCGTACTAAAGGTGGGTGCCAAGGCATGCAAAGTGCTGCACTCCCGGAAGGCGAGCTTCGCGGCCACGCTCATCATCGCAGCAAAAGCGAAGAGACTCTGCCGGCGATTACCTTTGGTAAACGCATTAAACACCCGGCTCCCGGTGAACCCGTTGTAAGGAGTAAAGGGCTAACAGCCTCGTACCTGCATTTTTACTTCCCTTCGAACCAAGCGGCAACGATTCGTCTGTTTCATCCAGATGAGGTATTAGCCTCATGA
- a CDS encoding methyltransferase, whose amino-acid sequence MRATFQRLDHILIQYANIWRISPFSTPKPSWLNSHPALTQWLLALSDDDVDRLQGNDDLLCQQVGDYLPVAQEIHSLIQVPSCQQKQLTGRTYAWQRDVPGRKAEQIEAFAAATGKITSPLIEWCSGKLHLGRYLAEQFKVPVLGLEINANLVQQANQLACRMHSDARVEQCDVLDPNVVQKLNAHQHVIALHACGGLHASLLQGGVEKQVKRITLAPCCYHRFNQTSVYNPLSKAAKSSELILDSDDLRTAVRQSNTAPERERIKRKRLQMWRLGFDLLQRDIRGIDGYLPVPSLSVKLLDGDFRQFCEHVSHLKELCLPGGLRFNDYEVAGEKRFFEYSRYELVRMTFRRALELWLVLDRVMYLEEHGYRCELTQFCPTDLTPRNFLIDAVYTA is encoded by the coding sequence ATGCGAGCTACTTTCCAACGTCTTGACCATATACTCATCCAATATGCCAATATATGGCGTATATCTCCTTTCTCTACCCCAAAACCATCTTGGTTAAATAGTCATCCAGCCCTTACTCAGTGGCTGCTGGCATTATCAGATGATGATGTTGATCGATTGCAAGGTAATGATGATCTGTTGTGTCAGCAGGTCGGGGATTACCTACCCGTCGCTCAAGAAATTCATTCGCTTATCCAGGTTCCTTCTTGCCAACAAAAACAACTAACCGGAAGAACTTATGCATGGCAACGCGATGTTCCGGGCCGCAAGGCAGAGCAAATTGAAGCGTTTGCCGCTGCGACAGGGAAGATTACAAGCCCGCTTATAGAGTGGTGTTCTGGTAAGTTGCATTTGGGGCGATACTTGGCAGAACAGTTTAAAGTGCCGGTGCTGGGTTTAGAAATTAACGCCAATTTGGTGCAGCAAGCAAATCAGCTGGCCTGCCGAATGCACAGTGATGCCCGGGTGGAGCAGTGTGATGTATTAGATCCTAATGTTGTACAAAAGCTGAATGCACACCAGCACGTCATCGCTTTACATGCTTGTGGCGGCTTGCATGCAAGTTTGTTGCAAGGTGGTGTGGAAAAACAGGTGAAACGTATAACGCTTGCGCCGTGCTGCTATCACCGCTTTAACCAAACTTCAGTATATAACCCCTTGTCTAAAGCGGCTAAAAGTAGTGAGTTGATACTTGATAGTGATGACTTGAGAACGGCTGTTCGACAGAGTAATACTGCGCCAGAAAGGGAGCGAATTAAAAGAAAGAGGCTGCAAATGTGGCGGCTAGGCTTTGATTTGCTCCAGCGGGATATAAGAGGGATTGATGGGTATTTGCCCGTTCCGTCGTTATCTGTAAAGCTGCTGGACGGCGACTTCCGGCAGTTCTGTGAGCATGTTTCACATCTTAAAGAACTCTGTCTTCCAGGTGGGTTGCGCTTTAATGACTATGAAGTCGCTGGTGAAAAGCGATTCTTTGAATACTCTCGCTATGAGCTGGTGCGAATGACGTTTAGACGGGCGCTGGAATTATGGCTGGTATTGGATCGTGTTATGTATCTAGAGGAGCATGGTTATCGTTGTGAGCTGACTCAGTTCTGCCCGACAGACTTAACGCCGCGGAATTTTCTTATTGATGCTGTGTATACAGCCTGA
- a CDS encoding cobalt-precorrin-5B (C(1))-methyltransferase: MREESPETKRPLRSGYTTGACATATSLAAARLLLGGEVTQTCTITLPRGQHVEFALTECRLSSAQSAFAATIKNAGDDPDVTHGATVFAEVELCTEAGVFFHAAPGVGTVTREGLSITKGEPAINPVPRQMMQSHLIKLAEALDYRGGFNVHIGIKNGEHIATKTMNPRLGIVGGLSILGTTGIVRPFSCSAYIASIQQGIDVAYKNDIKHIAACTGSTSEKRAQRLYSLPEMALVEMGDFVGAVLKHIKHAPVAKLSLIGGFGKFSKLANGHMDLHSRASNIDLEELADKAALGGADEPLCKQIKVCNTSLQALKLCQQHSIPLGNIICEQARSVAAKLIPNRVQVEVWAVDKQGDVVGHAGWCNGTRTPRQTT; the protein is encoded by the coding sequence ATGCGTGAAGAGTCCCCAGAAACCAAGCGACCGTTGCGCAGCGGCTACACCACCGGAGCATGTGCTACAGCGACCAGCCTGGCCGCAGCCCGCTTATTGTTGGGTGGCGAAGTGACCCAGACTTGCACGATCACCCTGCCTCGCGGCCAGCACGTAGAGTTCGCTTTAACCGAGTGCCGCTTATCATCAGCCCAGTCTGCATTTGCTGCTACCATCAAGAATGCCGGCGATGACCCTGATGTCACACACGGTGCCACGGTCTTCGCAGAAGTAGAGCTATGCACTGAAGCCGGTGTCTTTTTTCACGCCGCGCCAGGGGTGGGTACCGTCACCCGCGAAGGACTATCAATTACTAAAGGTGAACCGGCTATCAACCCGGTTCCCAGACAGATGATGCAATCGCACCTAATAAAGCTTGCAGAAGCGCTGGATTACCGCGGCGGATTTAATGTGCATATTGGCATCAAAAATGGCGAGCATATCGCAACCAAAACCATGAACCCAAGACTGGGTATCGTCGGTGGCTTGTCTATTTTGGGTACGACTGGCATTGTGCGCCCGTTCTCATGCTCTGCATATATTGCCTCAATTCAGCAGGGAATTGATGTTGCCTATAAAAATGACATAAAACACATTGCTGCATGCACCGGCTCTACCAGTGAAAAGCGCGCCCAACGGCTCTACTCGTTGCCAGAAATGGCACTGGTAGAGATGGGTGATTTTGTCGGGGCGGTACTCAAACATATTAAACACGCCCCGGTTGCCAAACTATCCCTTATTGGTGGTTTTGGAAAGTTTAGCAAACTGGCCAATGGCCATATGGATCTGCACAGCCGCGCCTCAAATATTGACCTTGAAGAGCTGGCCGACAAAGCAGCGCTTGGCGGGGCCGATGAGCCGCTATGCAAACAGATCAAAGTCTGCAATACCAGCTTGCAGGCACTGAAGCTGTGCCAGCAACATTCTATTCCCCTTGGTAATATTATCTGCGAACAAGCTCGATCAGTCGCGGCCAAACTTATCCCGAACAGGGTTCAGGTAGAGGTTTGGGCGGTAGACAAACAGGGTGATGTCGTTGGGCATGCTGGCTGGTGCAATGGCACGCGCACCCCAAGGCAGACAACATGA
- a CDS encoding urease accessory protein UreH domain-containing protein, producing MIDLPIIALLSTGLGLGLLHAFDADHIMAVSTLSSKRPSIKQSMKFCVQWAAGHGGVLVALGLLIFALGVQVPESLSLWAERAVGFMLIGLGAWLLVSLWRQSVKMHVHQHGDITHVHLANDKSNKHNHTPVLVGVTHGLAGSAPVLALIPAVSQGRLDVAMGYIVLFSLGVMLSMFLFGASLGGLQTWLQNKSNLLFNISRGGVACLSMVLGGLWIAESFAPAVA from the coding sequence ATGATTGATTTACCCATTATCGCCCTATTAAGTACTGGATTAGGTCTGGGCCTGCTACACGCTTTTGATGCAGACCACATTATGGCCGTGTCAACGCTATCGAGTAAGCGCCCAAGCATTAAGCAATCGATGAAATTCTGCGTTCAATGGGCAGCCGGTCACGGCGGCGTGCTAGTCGCACTTGGCCTGTTGATATTTGCCCTTGGCGTCCAGGTTCCAGAGAGTTTATCACTCTGGGCAGAACGCGCTGTCGGGTTTATGCTGATCGGCTTGGGGGCGTGGCTACTGGTTAGCCTTTGGCGACAGTCTGTAAAAATGCACGTTCACCAACATGGCGATATTACCCACGTCCACTTGGCGAATGATAAGTCCAACAAGCATAATCACACCCCTGTATTAGTTGGTGTCACTCATGGGCTGGCAGGAAGTGCTCCCGTTCTAGCACTGATTCCCGCTGTCAGTCAGGGACGTCTGGATGTCGCAATGGGCTATATTGTGCTGTTCTCATTGGGTGTTATGCTCAGCATGTTTCTATTCGGTGCCTCTCTGGGCGGCTTGCAAACCTGGCTGCAAAACAAAAGCAACCTGCTGTTCAATATAAGCCGTGGCGGCGTTGCTTGCCTCTCAATGGTATTGGGTGGGTTGTGGATTGCAGAAAGCTTCGCACCTGCGGTCGCTTAA
- a CDS encoding cobyrinate a,c-diamide synthase: MNPNSRNGESAKTVLSAQVIEDVCCPVLMIASPGSGHGKTTLTALLARLHRNKGRRVQVFKTGPDFLDPMIHECASGQVVFNLDLWMMGEFDIRRMLHRAARDNDLIIIECAMGLFDGQARNTSADLARLLGVPIVAVIDAQGVAQTFGAIAHGLQTFQQDLPFGGVIANNIGSSHHFQLIKQGTPARVPLIAGVPRDKGLVLPERHLGLVQACELADLDSWLDDGVDILLNSAISAGIERLPEAIIFSFPHLVCSSFNDAGIIGEARPLTGQRIAVARDTAFGFIYQANLELLSTLGAELCFFSPLGNQAVPDCDGVWLPGGYPELFADQLSSSRLTQSTLKALVDNNTPVLAECGGMLFLLEELTTIDGLTHAMCGFVPAKARMKPRFQGLGLQTMRWPEGELRGHTFHHSEMLLSEDAVNGAVDGASNGDQALEPIAHAIRQRDRTLGEALFQVGSIRCSYFHAYFPSNREAIARFFCP; this comes from the coding sequence ATGAACCCCAATAGCAGAAATGGTGAGAGTGCTAAGACTGTTCTGAGTGCTCAGGTCATCGAAGATGTTTGTTGCCCTGTTTTGATGATTGCATCCCCCGGATCGGGGCATGGTAAAACCACGCTGACGGCACTGCTTGCCCGGCTGCATCGTAACAAAGGCCGAAGGGTTCAGGTTTTTAAGACCGGCCCTGATTTTCTCGACCCTATGATCCACGAATGTGCTTCTGGCCAAGTGGTTTTTAACCTCGATCTCTGGATGATGGGGGAGTTCGATATTAGACGTATGCTGCATCGCGCAGCTCGTGATAACGATCTGATTATCATTGAGTGCGCGATGGGGTTGTTTGATGGGCAGGCCAGAAATACCAGCGCAGATCTTGCGAGACTGCTGGGTGTGCCTATCGTTGCTGTTATTGATGCTCAAGGCGTTGCGCAAACATTTGGCGCTATTGCCCATGGTTTGCAAACCTTCCAGCAAGACCTGCCTTTTGGTGGCGTAATCGCCAATAACATTGGAAGTTCCCATCACTTCCAGTTGATTAAGCAAGGCACCCCCGCCCGTGTTCCGTTGATTGCTGGTGTTCCCAGAGATAAGGGGCTGGTGTTGCCTGAGCGGCACTTGGGGTTGGTTCAGGCCTGCGAGCTTGCTGATCTTGATAGCTGGCTTGATGACGGCGTGGACATTCTGCTCAACAGTGCAATCTCTGCGGGTATTGAGCGTTTGCCTGAGGCGATCATTTTTAGTTTTCCCCATTTGGTTTGTTCGAGCTTTAATGATGCCGGTATTATTGGCGAGGCCAGACCTTTGACCGGGCAGCGAATTGCTGTTGCCAGAGATACTGCATTCGGCTTTATCTATCAGGCCAACCTTGAACTGTTGAGTACTTTGGGGGCTGAGTTGTGCTTCTTCTCGCCCCTGGGCAATCAAGCTGTCCCCGACTGTGATGGCGTTTGGTTGCCGGGTGGATACCCTGAGTTGTTCGCGGATCAGTTGAGTAGCAGTCGACTCACTCAATCTACGCTTAAAGCGTTGGTCGATAACAACACACCCGTGCTTGCGGAGTGTGGAGGCATGCTCTTTCTGCTTGAGGAGCTGACTACAATTGATGGTTTGACACACGCCATGTGCGGTTTTGTTCCGGCCAAAGCGAGGATGAAACCCCGCTTTCAAGGGCTTGGTTTGCAAACTATGCGCTGGCCTGAAGGGGAGCTTCGTGGCCACACCTTCCACCACTCTGAAATGTTGCTGAGTGAAGATGCTGTCAATGGCGCTGTTGATGGTGCTAGCAATGGAGATCAGGCGCTCGAACCGATTGCTCATGCCATTCGGCAACGAGACCGAACCCTGGGAGAAGCGCTGTTTCAGGTCGGCTCTATCAGGTGTTCCTATTTCCACGCATACTTCCCTTCCAACCGGGAGGCGATTGCTAGATTCTTCTGCCCTTGA
- a CDS encoding GGDEF domain-containing protein, with product MLRVRKLMEKYGNPLEWTAGTRAALLLGLTLAVHTQYFLWAYYQLSPLAPEANQNYVNIAFLNQHKIYLNSILLLSILLFVLVLLLRRRFPNSEFHEYIATQYFSFTLLYCAYAVGTMSVATGVVLAGAPVVGFILFNRRAVILAFTISVIGQWVVSYSSTFGDMPYAPVVKNLQEADGALSHFWLYTMYYFAAPHLIVITVFAYHVLSRWRQREDEIRQLSLTDPLTHLSNRRSVLSSLSLEHERSRRHGASFSILLVDLDHFKRINDSWGHPAGDQVLVETAKTLKNSVRQNDHVGRYGGEEFLVILPGTDTEGAYQLAERCREQLERMKILTADGSMLRITASMGLFCNELLSSASTEKMLHYADEALYKAKEGGRNRVVKFLQEELDT from the coding sequence ATGCTAAGAGTCAGAAAATTGATGGAGAAATACGGTAATCCATTGGAGTGGACTGCCGGAACGAGAGCTGCCTTGCTGTTAGGTTTAACGCTGGCAGTGCATACGCAGTATTTTTTATGGGCTTATTATCAGCTATCTCCTTTGGCTCCAGAGGCCAACCAGAATTATGTTAACATTGCGTTTTTGAATCAGCACAAGATTTACCTGAACAGCATATTGCTGCTGTCTATCCTGCTATTTGTATTGGTGTTATTGCTGCGCAGGCGTTTCCCCAACAGCGAGTTCCATGAATATATCGCAACCCAGTATTTTTCTTTTACGTTGCTCTATTGTGCTTATGCCGTTGGCACTATGTCTGTGGCTACCGGCGTTGTGCTGGCAGGCGCGCCGGTAGTGGGTTTTATTCTTTTTAATCGCAGAGCGGTGATACTGGCGTTTACGATATCGGTTATTGGGCAGTGGGTTGTTTCCTATAGCTCTACGTTTGGCGATATGCCTTACGCGCCGGTGGTTAAAAACCTACAGGAGGCAGACGGGGCGCTCAGTCACTTTTGGCTATATACAATGTATTATTTTGCGGCACCTCATCTTATTGTTATTACCGTTTTTGCCTATCATGTGTTGAGCCGGTGGCGGCAGCGAGAAGATGAAATCAGGCAATTAAGTTTAACTGATCCGCTCACCCACCTGAGCAACCGAAGAAGTGTACTGTCTAGCCTTAGTCTTGAGCATGAACGAAGTCGAAGGCATGGGGCGTCGTTCTCAATATTGTTGGTGGATTTAGATCACTTTAAACGTATAAATGACTCATGGGGACATCCCGCCGGTGATCAGGTTCTGGTTGAGACAGCGAAGACACTGAAAAACAGTGTTCGACAGAATGATCATGTTGGGCGTTATGGTGGTGAAGAGTTTTTGGTTATTCTACCGGGCACAGATACAGAGGGTGCTTATCAGCTTGCAGAGCGTTGCAGGGAGCAGTTGGAGCGCATGAAAATTCTCACGGCTGACGGGTCAATGTTAAGAATAACTGCCAGTATGGGGCTGTTTTGTAATGAGCTCCTGAGTTCTGCCTCGACAGAAAAAATGCTGCACTATGCTGATGAGGCTCTCTATAAAGCTAAAGAGGGTGGCCGAAACCGAGTGGTTAAGTTCCTGCAAGAAGAACTTGATACCTGA
- a CDS encoding CbtA family protein → MFFRNIVFAAVAAGLLAGIILGTLQHFQVTPIILGAEVYEIADELPSSTDMAAGEATAHDHSNPAHHTSENISGHFEALENNSDTASKQHIQEHSHDPEAWGPEDGAERTFFTFLSSTLMAIGFSLVVISGMALSGKTSPVAGLLWGLAGYLSFFVSPSLGLPPEIPGMEAAALEGRQSWWLLAVTFTSLGLGLLAFGKGALRWGGLLVIAIPHILGAPQPAMHGFAHPDANAVAALEALVGQFVMATTVVNGVFWVCLGLLSAIAINTLFKLPDEESTGAA, encoded by the coding sequence ATGTTTTTTAGAAATATTGTATTTGCTGCGGTAGCGGCAGGCCTGCTCGCGGGCATTATTCTTGGCACCCTGCAACACTTTCAAGTCACGCCTATTATTTTAGGGGCAGAAGTCTATGAAATAGCAGACGAACTCCCGTCTAGCACAGACATGGCAGCAGGCGAAGCAACGGCACATGATCACAGCAACCCGGCACACCATACGTCTGAAAACATCAGCGGCCATTTTGAGGCGCTCGAAAACAACTCAGACACCGCATCGAAACAGCATATTCAGGAACACTCTCACGACCCGGAGGCATGGGGCCCTGAAGACGGCGCAGAGAGAACATTTTTCACCTTTTTATCGAGCACACTGATGGCCATTGGTTTTTCATTGGTGGTTATTAGTGGCATGGCGCTTTCGGGCAAAACCAGCCCGGTCGCAGGCTTACTTTGGGGGCTTGCAGGGTATCTATCCTTTTTTGTCTCTCCATCGCTGGGGCTTCCACCAGAGATACCAGGCATGGAGGCCGCAGCACTTGAAGGCAGACAAAGCTGGTGGCTGTTGGCGGTAACCTTTACCTCCCTGGGTCTGGGCCTACTCGCGTTTGGCAAAGGTGCTTTACGCTGGGGTGGATTGCTGGTTATTGCCATCCCCCATATTCTGGGAGCTCCGCAGCCAGCGATGCACGGCTTTGCTCACCCGGATGCAAATGCAGTCGCAGCACTTGAGGCCCTTGTTGGTCAGTTTGTAATGGCAACAACGGTGGTAAACGGCGTATTCTGGGTTTGCCTGGGCCTTCTATCGGCCATCGCCATTAATACCTTGTTCAAACTACCTGACGAAGAGTCGACTGGCGCCGCTTAA